The Molothrus aeneus isolate 106 chromosome 15, BPBGC_Maene_1.0, whole genome shotgun sequence genome includes a region encoding these proteins:
- the NKX2-5 gene encoding homeobox protein Nkx-2.5, with translation MFPSPVTSTPFSVKDILNLEQQQQQQQSLGSMELASLASPSCMLATFKQEAFGTEPPALPDLRDELPEPPPGKTAAAFPGSYYGKSFVEMDSAKEAKADKKELCSLHKSLEQEKRDPEDPERPRQRKRRKPRVLFSQAQVYELERRFKQQKYLSAPERDHLANVLKLTSTQVKIWFQNRRYKCKRQRQDQTLEMVGIPPPRRIAVPVLVRDGKPCLGESSPYSSPYNVSINPYSYNAYPAYTNYNSPACNANYNCNYPSMQPMQPSAPANNFMNFSVGDLNSVQAPIPQGNAGISTLHGIRAW, from the exons ATGTTTCCTAGCCCTGTGACAAGCACCCCCTTCTCGGTGAAGGATATTCTgaacctggagcagcagcagcagcagcagcagagcctgggctccATGGAGCTGGCCTCGCTGGCCTCCCCGTCCTGCATGCTGGCCACCTTCAAGCAGGAGGCGTTCGGCACCgagcccccggccctgcccgacCTGCGGGACGAGCTGCCCGAGCCGCCCCCCGGCAAAACCGCGGCCGCCTTCCCCGGCTCCTACTACGGGAAAAGCTTCGTGGAGATGGACTCGGCCAAGGAGGCCAAGGCAGACAAGAAAG AACTCTGTTCCTTACACaagagcctggagcaggagaaaagagaCCCGGAAGACCCCGAGCGCCCCagacagaggaaaaggaggaaaccTCGCGTCCTCTTTTCTCAAGCCCAAGTGTACGAACTGGAGAGAAGGTTCAAGCAGCAGAAATACCTCTCGGCCCCCGAGAGGGACCATCTAGCGAACGTCCTAAAGCTCACCTCCACCCAGGTGAAAATTTGGTTCCAGAACCGAAGGTACAAATGCAAAAGGCAGAGACAGGACCAGACGCTGGAAATGGTGGGGATCCCTCCCCCGCGGCGGATCGCCGTGCCGGTGCTGGTGCGCGATGGGAAGCCCTGCCTGGGGGAATCTTCCCCCTACAGCTCGCCCTACAATGTCAGCATTAACCCCTACAGCTACAACGCCTACCCCGCGTACACCAACTACAACAGCCCCGCCTGCAACGCCAACTACAACTGCAACTACCCCTCCATGCAGCCCATGCAGCCCTCGGCGCCCGCCAACAACTTCATGAACTTCAGCGTGGGGGACTTGAATTCGGTGCAGGCGCCCATCCCGCAGGGCAACGCGGGCATCTCCACCTTGCACGGCATCCGAGCCTGGTAG